Within Gemmatimonadaceae bacterium, the genomic segment CGCCTGCAGGATCGTGCCGTCCACCGACAGCACCTGGATCGCGATGCCGGCGTAGTCGAAGAAGGCCTGGAATCGCGCCGAGCTGTCGCGCTCCGCCCGTTCGGCGGCGCGCTGCGCCGTGACATCGCGCACCATGACCAGCACCGCCGGCACGTCGGCGAGGAGGATGTCGAGGCCCTGCACCTCGCACTCCACCGTGCGCCCGTCGCGCGCATGCAGCAGTGTCTCCACCACGCCCATCGCCTCGATCGGCTCGTCGCCGGCCAGGTTGGACAGGAACCGGCACCCCATCGTGCAGAGCTGCAACGCATCGACCGCCGTGCCGGCCACCTCGGTGGACGCCCAGCCGAAGGTGCGCTCGGCCGCGGCGTTCCAGTCCAGCACCACCCGGTCCGAGCGCCGCAGCACGAACGTCGGGTGCGGGACGCCGTCGAAGAGCCGCTTGTACCGCGCCTCCGAGGCGCGCACCTTGGCAAAGCGCTCCTCGAGCTCCATCGAGAGCTCGTCCATCGTCCGTGACGAGAGGGCACGGTCGCGCTGCATGTCCTCCAGTGCGAGGCTGGCGGCATCGAGCACGGCCTGCATCGCCGGCGTGAGCGGCGTCGCCCCGAGGTGCCTCCGGACCGGACGTGCGAGCGCCGGATGCATCAGCGCTCGCCGATCGCGGTGATGGTCATCGTCTGGTTGTGGAGCAGCGCGCGCTGGCCGGCCGCGCCGGACGGTGGCGAGATCTCACCGTTGCTGTAGTAACCCGTGATCACGGCACCCGGAGCGAGCTGCGACACTTCCTCCACCTCCTCCTCCACGCGGCTGCGCAACACCTCGCGACGGCCGATGCACGAGACGCAGAACATCGCGGCCGGCTCCACGCCGTCCATCTCGGCGCGGGCGGCGCTGGCGGCGAGGTGGGCGCCGTCGAGGATGCTGTCGTTGGTGGAGCGCATCAGCCGCACCCGGTACCCCTGCGGCATCGCGCCGGCGAACCGCAGCGACCCTTCCGCCTCGTCGATGCCGAGGATCGTGCGCACGACACTCGGCGCACCGTCCGCGGCGGTGAGCGCGAGGGGGAAGAGCAGGGCACTGCCGGGCAGCTCCGCGGCGAGGTCGCCGAGGTAGCGCCGGTAGATGTCCAGCGCCCGCTGGTCGTCGAGCTCGAGCACCGTGGTGCCGTACGCGCGTGAGATCACGCGCTCGGGGCCGAACGGCTCCCAGCCACCGGCGCTGCCGGTGCCGATCGCCAGCGAGGCGCCGCAGAGGGCCACGGCCACCACACGTCGTTCCGCGGGTGGCCCGTCCACACCCACCCCGGTGCGGACGAACGCCACGCCGTCACTGGCCAGTCCGCCGGAGACCGACACGCCGGCGGGCAGTCCCGCCGTGAGTGTCGCCGTGAATTCGGAGCCATCGATGTACAGGCCATCGAGGAAGAGCAGGACGTGGCGAAGCTCGGCGAGTCCTGCCAGTTCCGCGGCCAGGTCACTGCCCATCGCCGCCGACGGAAGGATGCCGGCACCGTCA encodes:
- a CDS encoding FIST C-terminal domain-containing protein, which produces MRAFSHRWSPVSGWSDGTAADPQGAVQLLLAFGPVDAPPQSWFDDVAARWPNARLVYSTAGGQIDGLDVVDADVVVTGLAFERARVHVVQHDGAGILPSAAMGSDLAAELAGLAELRHVLLFLDGLYIDGSEFTATLTAGLPAGVSVSGGLASDGVAFVRTGVGVDGPPAERRVVAVALCGASLAIGTGSAGGWEPFGPERVISRAYGTTVLELDDQRALDIYRRYLGDLAAELPGSALLFPLALTAADGAPSVVRTILGIDEAEGSLRFAGAMPQGYRVRLMRSTNDSILDGAHLAASAARAEMDGVEPAAMFCVSCIGRREVLRSRVEEEVEEVSQLAPGAVITGYYSNGEISPPSGAAGQRALLHNQTMTITAIGER